The segment TCACTGATGCGGAGAAGTAAATCTTCTACCCTTTTTTCTCATGTTCTAAAATCTTGAATGCTGCTGGATTGTCAAGCACGAGGCGGAGGGAAGGGTAAACACTCAAGGTACATGTGTAAAAAGAGCACGATTCCTTCCCCAAACTCTCCCAGGTTGATCggtggaaagcaaaggagacacaatTTGAAGACTACACGCTTAGGACTCTGTgccaaaattcttaattttaaatggaaatatatttatataaaaagtatatatttcatCTGCTGGAAATAAAGCTGAATTTTAATGTAGAATCTTTATTATAGGACTATGATTCATCAAGAGATGTgatgtatatttttgagaatttgaAGAGTAAGTTACAGTTTATGAAATCTGAAATGGAAagttgaaatgtaaaataataaccTTAAATGTCCTGATTTTTCCTGGTGTCCTAGATTAATAAATATCACAAGGAATCTAATGTTCTAGAACTGAAGGGGAAAACGTAAAAATGTTTATTAGATACTTCTTGTTAAGCACATAGACCAAATTCAGCTTTCActaattaaaagattaaaaaaacctcgggtattgtgttaatttctaaaaaaatgaaCACGTGTCATTTTATCTATAATTAATATCATTTTTCCTTATTTGTGGAAtggtaaaattaatgaaaaataaatttgactttatttaacttttctctcTACTTCTTTTTATGTAATTCTAGACATTATGGGAGCATATATGGAGTTGAAACCCTTTAAATATCATAACAATCTAAATTTCTGTGGTACAGAAGCATCCCTACCTTTATGAATAATTCCCATTTCAAACAGCACTCGATACAATCACGTTCCAATGTGACCGTGGAATTTTGCTGTGTCTTTGGTGTTTGCTGTAACAAATTTGAACTATTTACAAATGCAAAGTCAGggcttatttctttcttttttttttttttagatttgggAACATTTTTaacttgatttattttattattattatataaatatataaaatatatactatattgtttatatataaaataatattatttatatattaattttaaactaatttaatttatattttgactgcaccacacagcatgtgagatcttagttccctgattagggatggaacccatggcccctgcattggaggctccaagtcttaaccacaggagcACCCAgctgatttctttatatattatgctAAGGCTGGATGTTGGGAGCTGGGAGCAGTTATGTCAGTTAGCAGACAGTTAAAAGTGGGTCCCACAGTTTGGCACTTCTTAAAAACATGCGTTTGCTGTATATGCCCCAAACATCTGGAATGAAATTCCCTTGGGCTCTTGCTAAGCTTTGTAGTGGGGGCGTACCATTTTACCTGGGGCGGAGGGGggcatgtgtgtttatataaaaagagagaagcaCGGTTATTACATGTTCAGCATGTTTTGCATTTGTTACACAAATCACGTTTATGTTAAAACTGGCATTTCACAAGCAAGCATGAGAACTGTAGTGTTTTATTAGTTCCTGGTGCATACTTTACTCtttcaagagagagagaagggtttCTTTGTCCAGTTGAAGTAGCTGTGATATTATCTCTTGAGGCCTGAACACTCaatattgatttctttcatcaacctGAACAGGTCAGGCTCATGAGCCTGACTGGTATTCTGGGGTTTTCCGttttggttttccccacttttagAGCAAAATGTGTAGCTTGCtggtactttattttttaaattattttttcaagtcatctttaattttttttatttttttaatttttgtggccATAACTGGCAGCATGAGTCCCAATCTCTGAATATCCAGAATAAATATggataaatgggcttcccaggtgtctcagtggtaaagaatctgcctgaaaacgcatgagacacaggagaccttggatcaacccctgggttgggaagatcccctggaggagggtgtggcaacccactccagtattcttgcctggagaatcccatggacagagaagtgtggtaggctacagtccacagggtcacacagagttggacacgactaagcgactgaacaacaatcaaaaTACAAATCTTTTTTCTAACAAGATCTTTACAGTCCACTTTTATACTGTTCATTAGTAATAGTTAACAATCTCTAATGTTCCTAATTATCTTTTCCCCTGGAGGAACAACACAAAACTATCTGAGAGTATCCACTGGCACACTTACAATGGATTGAATCAAGAACATAGTAGaaattttgttagttttgttttcagttatctgtaaaatggtgagtTTAGATACTTGAGAAAAACAGATCTCaagtaaaaataatgtttttaattaagttgggcttccctgatagctcacctggtaaagaatccgccttcaatgtggaagacctgagtttgatccctgggttgggaagatcccatggagaagggaatggccacccactccagtattgtggcctggagaattccatggactgtgcagtccatgggattgcaaagagttggacatgactgagcaactttcacttccaagTAAGTTAGTATTTTTACatcaaattagaaataaattctaCTGTGATGACCTGAAAACAATCAGCTCACCATCAGTATAGAATAAATTTCAGATTATGTATATACTGGATATGATACAGTTTACAAGCCAAGGGCTTGTGGTTTTTACTATCAAGATGTATTttagaatgttgttgtttagtcattaagtcgtgtctgttTTGCGACTCTGtgggtctgtagcccaccaggctcctctgcctatgggattctccaggcaagaatactggagtgggttgccatttcctcctccaggggctctttctgacccagggattgaacctgggtctccctcagctcctgcactgcaggcagattctttaccactgcaccacctgggaagctcaggttGGCTTTTACTGTGGATTCTAAATGAAAAGCTCTTCTCTTCCAGATGCCTAAAATTTCGCCAAGTGGGTTGCCTCTCACCCAGACAGATTGCTCCATATTTCACACACGTCCTCAGGAAAAGATGCCTTCTCAGTGTTCTGAATGTTCCATAAATGTTCCCTGCCAGGTAACACAGGAAGGGCACAATGTACTGGACACTTGGGAGGAGCCTCTCAAAGCTGGCAGAGCTCCGCCAGACCAGACACCTGAGTGGCACCGCAGCTCCTCCCAGGTCTCCCTGAAGCCTCTGGGACTCTCCCTCCCTCGGTCTCCCTCCAGCCTCACGCCCCGCTCTCCGTTGGCTGCTCAGCCCAGACTACTCCTTCCCCTGCTTCCAGCTGGTCCTCCTCCCTGCAGCCAGAGGGGGAATATGAAGGCCCCTGGAACACCATCCAGCATGAATGCTTAGGGCTCCCAGTCGTGTTAGCACACAAGGTTACCCTGAGCCTGGCAGGTAAGCCCTTGGTGATTTAACCCTGTGCTGCTCAGCTCTGGGTGTGCACTGAGCACCTGGGGCTGCCCTGAGGTGCAGGGCAGGCTCTGGGCATCAGGTGACTCGAACATGGAGCCAGGGCAAAGGAGCCCCTCACTCCAGCCCCCTGCTTCCATGCTCCAGGTATAACCCTCCACACCTCAGGATCCAGGAGGGCCACAGGTCCCTGGGTGTGGAGCCGGGTACATGTCTCTGCTAGCCAGGCACATGCCACTCCCTCCCTGCTCATCTCTCTGAACATGTGAACAGGTGGACAAGCGCGCAGGCGCGCCTTCCTCTCTGGAAAAGGCCAAGTCTTTTGGACGCCCAAGCCCCGTGCTGCTTCACAGAATATACCAGCTCTGCTATACAGTGCTGGACAGGGGGCCGTTTCCTTTACAAACTTCTCGGGCACATTCAATGTCTCTGAAGTGAGATTTCATCATGTCATCATAACAGTTAATTTAAGTTGAACCAGATGTAAACTTCAGGTATTTTTGACATATAAAAACTGCAATTTCATGTGGCTTGACCTAACGCATTGCAAAAGATGACAGAAGatactcaaaattaaaaaaaacaaaacacaaactttGAGCAGATTTAATTTCCCTGAGGCCATATTATAAACAAAGAGTGTCCATCAGACTGGTGGTGGTTTTCAAACTTCACTGTGCAAACAAAGCAGCTGGGTGTCTTGTGCAAATGACTCCCGCAGGCGTGGGGTGGGCCAGCGTCTGCATGTCCGAAGAGCTCCCGGGACGGGAAGTGGCTGGTCCCTGGCCCACACTTCGAGTAGCAACATGTTAGACTATCtaatataaacatctgaaaaaaTCACGGGAACGAAACACTATAATTTGTAGTAGTAGAGAATAACAAAAGTGTCTGCTCTCCATACTGAGATCAATTTTTAGGATTCTCAGTATTTCTATGTCTCTAGTTCGTTATAAAACCTCATTAAGTGTACAGGCTTTAACTTCAAAAGTAAAGtgctacagtttaaaaaaataaacacatggctAGATTTAAGAGCTTCTCAGAAACCTATTTCTGAGagtgaagaaaagacaatctttggAGAAATTCTTTTGAAATTCTCCTTCATCGCATAAACCCTTGATTATATATTGTTCGTTTGAGTCTAATCTCTGTGACAACTTGGTACACTTACTCAGAGCGAGGccattttatatcatattttggtttcctcaaaaGCACTTGTACAAAAGTTCACACTTAATAAGAAGCTGACGTTTTTCTTGTAGCTAAACAGGAACAAGGACAATCTTCAAACCTGCAGTTAATTCTTCATCATAAATATTTGAGTTTACTCAACACACAACGTCTGCAGCTGCAGAACAATTTTTTTCTGCTCTGCAAGTATTAAAGTTATAACAAATTAGTGTATTAAAGCATCATTTATAATTACACACATCAGGTGGAAGACTGGAATCCAACCCTAGCAGACTGATTAAAAGGACCGAAAGGAATGTGAGCTCTGGGGGTCTGTGTGGAGAGAGGAGGCCCCTAAACCGTCTGTACCAGTAACTGACGTCACCTTGGAGAGTCAGTGAGTGCTTGCAGTGTCCCGGGCATCTGTGCTCACCCTGCTCGAGGCCCCTGGAGGTGCCCAGAATGTTTCCCTGTAGGTCAACACAGCGCTTCTGTTCTCAGGGGTGATGTCAACATGAAAGTGAGgaaatgattttcaacaaagacACTGTAGCACCCGTGACACGGCCTGAGGCCAGTCTCTCTCTTATCCTGAAGACGTTCATCTGAAAAGCATTTAAGTGGTTTGGTTTCTCCACCAGGTTCTTTCCCCTCTTTCAGGAGCAGATAGATCATCACGCCCGGTCTCCGGGAGATGTGGCTGCAGGCAGGCTCGGGCCTCTGCAGGGCGGGGGCCCCGGGGACCCTGGGCACAGGGGAAGGGCCCCTAGGACTGGGTTCCCCTGGTATACAGTGTGACTGCCGAGAGCCGGGGGACGTGGAACCCATTGTATGTGATCACATGATTTTAACAGACAATCCAAACGCGTTAGCTATTAATAACCACCGAGTCTCTGACTTTTACTTTAATCCAAACCAGCAGGTCTCGGAATGAGCCTTTCTCTACCTCCAGGAGAAACTGGAAAGAGCATTCACTAAACACACCCGATTCCAGGGCCTCGCCTGGGTCCACGGGCTCAGATGGGCATCTCTGGTTTTGAGCCAGCTCCCCAGATGGAACGCTGTGAGGCCCTGAAGCAGGGACGGACTGGTCTCAGGAGAGCAGCTTCTTCTGTCTCCGGCATCTTGGTGGCAGAAAAGCCTCCTTGGAGCTTTGGAACTCCACCTGACATCCGCATCCAGCTGACCAGCATTTCAtttatgtttccttatttttgttcAGCAGGGAAATCCCTGCGGTCTCTCCCCTCCTGGCACGTGTCCTGCTCTGTGAGCCCACCACCATTTCCCCTTGAAAACCCCGGGCTCACCGGCCAGATGAAGAGCAGACTCTTAGGGGAACGCTGATTACCCTCCCCTCCAGCCAAGCTCAGCTCCCGTCTTCACGTGTCTATGTACTGCTTTGATTCTACCTGTCCTGCAGGCCTGACGGGACACCCACGACCAGAGCTTCTTTTTGGAGAGAAGTCATTTCTCTTCACCATCGATCCTTTCCATAGCACCCATCTTGGGGCCTCTGCCCACATCCACACACCTCTGGTATTGTTTCTTCCTGCTGTCTAAATCCACCTACTCGCTTTTTAATTGATCACCCCCTTGGCCACCAGAGTGAGGTCTGTTTCGTGACATGATGACAACAGCCACGAAGCCTAAGGCCGCCCCTAGGCCGGGAGGGCCGCAGGGGCTCACCTCCTGGGCCACCCCCGAGAGGATGGGGGCGAGGACCCGGCCCACGGCCGTCACCGACTGCCCCATGCCCAGGAGGCTGCCGCCGGCCCGCACCCCACCCACGGTCAGCTGGAGGTCGGTGATGCAGGTCCTGCCGATGGCGGTGGAAAAGGACAGGAGCACGGAGCAGGCGACTGCGACATCCAGGCTGCGGGCCGAGgcgaaaagcagcagcagcatcgacGTGAGCACGCTGGAGTGCAGCAGGAGCCGGTAAGACTGGTGGCCGTACAGCCGCAGGAGGGGCCCCAGGGCGAAGCCGGCCAGGACGCCCAGGGCGCTGCCGCAGCTGGTGACATAGCCAGCAGCCCTGGGCCCCATGCTGAAGCGCTCCTCCAGGGCCAGGACGAAGTTACTGTAGTACAGCATGACAGCCACGGCCATCAGCAGGCGCACCAGGAACACGACCCACAGGGCGGagagcaccaggctcctcaggcccCACAGGGTGGCCAGCACCTCCGCCCAGAGCAGTCTGGCCGGCCCCTTGCTCACTGGGGTCCCCTGGGGGCTGGCTGGGGTCCCATGGGCACTGGCTGCCCTCTGCACGGCAGAGTCTGTCTTTTCCCAAAGCGCCTGGTTCCTGCCCCGTGGCAAGTCATCCTCTGGACCGCTGAGTTTTACTTCACTCCATGGAAACAGCCAAACGAGACCTGTCAACACGGCACAAGATATGTTAGAGCCTCAGAGAATCCATGCAGGGCCTCCTCGGGGGGAACCACTACTCTGTTTTCCTGTATCAGTCCACTTACTAGGTGGATTTTTGAAACCTATTTTTAACCATTCCCACAGCTACTTAGGCTCCATTTTGATATCAGAATTCTGCTATTCAccttaagaaagaaaatcaactctgaatattctttggaaggactgatgctgaagctgaagttccaatactttggccacctgatgcgaagaactgactcactggaaaagaccctgatgctggaaaagacagaaggcaggaggagaaggggacacaggatgagatggttggaaggcgtcaccgactcgatggatttgagtttgagtaagctctgggagttggtgatggacagggaagactggagtgccgcagtccacggggtcacaacgagttggacacgactgagcaaatgaccCTTTCTTTCACACTCAAACCTGCCCTTCTTGGACATCTTTCTGAATTCATCCCCGTGGTTTTCAGCCCTTCATCACCACGTGGACCGATGCTGCTCAGACCTGCCTGGGGCTGTTCTCACCAACAACACTGATGCCTGTGG is part of the Bos indicus isolate NIAB-ARS_2022 breed Sahiwal x Tharparkar chromosome 11, NIAB-ARS_B.indTharparkar_mat_pri_1.0, whole genome shotgun sequence genome and harbors:
- the MFSD9 gene encoding major facilitator superfamily domain-containing protein 9 → MRMEPGDQTSGMAPDRGLVSATRRPRQEPGTGTQEGAPGPGAVRARRFLLCLYLVGFLDLFGVSMVVPLLSVHVKSLGASPTVAGIVGSSYGILQLFSSTLVGCWSDVVGRRSSLLVCILCSALGYLLLGASTNVFLFTLARVPAGIFKHTLSISRALLADLVTEEERPVVLGQFNTASSMGFILGPVVGGYLAELDGGFYLTAFVCSSVFVLNAGLVWLFPWSEVKLSGPEDDLPRGRNQALWEKTDSAVQRAASAHGTPASPQGTPVSKGPARLLWAEVLATLWGLRSLVLSALWVVFLVRLLMAVAVMLYYSNFVLALEERFSMGPRAAGYVTSCGSALGVLAGFALGPLLRLYGHQSYRLLLHSSVLTSMLLLLFASARSLDVAVACSVLLSFSTAIGRTCITDLQLTVGGVRAGGSLLGMGQSVTAVGRVLAPILSGVAQEVSPCGPPGLGAALGFVAVVIMSRNRPHSGGQGGDQLKSE